One window of the Haloarcula halobia genome contains the following:
- a CDS encoding DUF2391 family protein, whose amino-acid sequence METLTRFTAGRIFGLDDVAQQIVGGFILSAPFVVTEEVWSLATTMNWVQWAVTVLMVLGIGYGTLYRANDDRDPDQERSVLGIPLRFVSLILISYLSVAVLAFVFNAPETFDAGPSTTLKAICIGAIFGVVGAATADSLF is encoded by the coding sequence ATGGAGACGCTCACCCGGTTCACCGCCGGCCGCATCTTCGGTCTCGACGACGTGGCCCAGCAGATCGTGGGCGGGTTCATCCTCTCGGCCCCGTTCGTCGTCACCGAGGAGGTGTGGAGCCTCGCCACGACGATGAACTGGGTGCAGTGGGCCGTCACCGTGCTGATGGTCCTGGGCATCGGCTACGGGACGCTCTATCGTGCAAACGACGACCGTGACCCCGACCAGGAGCGGTCCGTCCTCGGGATTCCGCTGCGTTTCGTCTCCCTGATACTCATCTCGTATCTCTCGGTGGCGGTCCTCGCGTTCGTGTTCAACGCCCCCGAGACGTTCGATGCCGGGCCCTCGACGACGCTGAAGGCCATCTGTATCGGGGCCATCTTCGGCGTCGTCGGGGCGGCGACGGCCGACTCGCTGTTCTGA
- a CDS encoding helix-turn-helix transcriptional regulator yields the protein MPPTGRLLALALVVTLFLVPTASAGVFDALAQQSVDPDVVVMTADVEADGDARWTVAYRIRLDDDNDTQAFGDLRADIEANESVYTDRFGDRMGRTAATAENATGRSMAVRNVSVTARQETFGQTYGVVTYRFRWTNFAATSDGQLESGDALAGLFLDSDTSLTLRWPAAYTATSVTPQPDDRTNTSVTWRGQQQFGTDEPRVVATEGAPSDSGGLDPLVVGGALVVLLALAAAAVLTRRRLAGEGGDGPDGGDTQTATDDGDADAAAQAETAPPDDLLSNEEQVLRLLERNGGRIKQQAVASELGWTDAKTSQVIGGLRDDERVETFRIGRENVVMLPDVDVTDADDDE from the coding sequence ATGCCACCGACTGGCCGCCTCCTGGCGCTCGCACTGGTCGTGACGCTGTTCCTCGTCCCGACTGCATCCGCCGGCGTCTTCGATGCGCTCGCCCAGCAGTCCGTCGATCCGGACGTGGTCGTGATGACCGCCGACGTCGAGGCGGACGGGGACGCCCGGTGGACGGTCGCCTACCGCATCCGCCTCGACGACGACAACGACACCCAGGCCTTCGGGGACCTCCGGGCGGACATCGAGGCCAACGAGTCGGTCTACACCGACCGCTTCGGCGACCGGATGGGGCGGACAGCTGCGACGGCCGAGAACGCCACCGGCCGGTCGATGGCCGTCCGGAACGTCTCGGTCACCGCCCGGCAGGAGACGTTCGGCCAGACGTACGGCGTCGTCACCTACCGGTTCCGGTGGACCAACTTTGCGGCGACGAGCGACGGGCAACTCGAGAGCGGCGACGCGCTCGCCGGCCTCTTCCTGGACAGCGACACCTCGCTGACGCTTCGCTGGCCGGCCGCCTACACCGCCACCTCTGTCACCCCCCAGCCCGACGACCGGACGAACACCTCCGTGACCTGGCGGGGCCAGCAACAGTTCGGGACCGACGAACCCCGCGTCGTCGCCACCGAAGGCGCGCCCTCCGACAGCGGTGGCCTCGACCCGCTGGTCGTCGGCGGCGCGCTCGTGGTGCTGCTCGCGTTGGCGGCCGCGGCGGTCCTCACTCGTCGGCGCCTCGCCGGTGAGGGTGGTGACGGCCCCGACGGCGGCGACACGCAGACGGCGACCGACGACGGGGACGCGGACGCCGCTGCGCAGGCCGAGACGGCGCCGCCGGACGACCTCCTCAGCAACGAGGAGCAGGTGCTGCGCCTGCTCGAACGTAACGGCGGCCGAATCAAGCAACAGGCGGTCGCCAGCGAACTCGGGTGGACCGACGCAAAGACGAGCCAGGTCATCGGTGGTCTGCGCGACGACGAGCGGGTCGAGACGTTCCGAATCGGCCGGGAGAACGTCGTCATGCTGCCGGACGTGGACGTGACCGACGCCGACGACGACGAGTAA
- a CDS encoding DUF7554 family protein translates to MDRAKLEVETLLKVLLVLIIVWIGLEVVGEVLGILGWLLGPLQPLLGIVLIVLIILYLTGRL, encoded by the coding sequence ATGGATCGCGCGAAACTCGAGGTCGAGACGCTGCTGAAGGTACTGCTGGTCCTCATCATCGTCTGGATCGGGCTCGAGGTCGTCGGAGAGGTACTGGGCATACTGGGGTGGTTGCTGGGACCGCTCCAGCCACTGCTCGGCATCGTTCTCATCGTCCTCATCATCCTCTACCTGACCGGTCGCCTGTAA
- a CDS encoding 2'-5' RNA ligase family protein, with translation MYSLNVSIPAAVTRRASELARELPRARARPRGEHTLVIKRLGGGDHTAYARLEGRARDALRGTAPFQVRVTGIEQFETAVTGPSPVVYLAVESPGLLALHERLCESFEAIDGLEGDDYTPHVTVARGGDRAAADRLVAREIDPVEWTVEELVFQDAERGQSVSRVSLPA, from the coding sequence GTGTACAGTCTGAACGTCTCGATTCCCGCCGCCGTCACCAGGCGTGCGAGTGAGCTTGCCCGCGAGCTCCCGCGAGCACGCGCCCGGCCTCGTGGCGAGCACACGCTGGTGATAAAGCGCCTCGGCGGGGGCGACCACACGGCCTACGCCCGCCTCGAGGGGCGAGCGCGGGACGCACTTCGGGGAACCGCTCCCTTCCAGGTCCGGGTGACGGGAATCGAGCAGTTCGAGACGGCCGTCACGGGCCCCTCGCCCGTCGTGTACCTCGCCGTCGAGAGCCCCGGACTGCTCGCCCTCCACGAGCGACTCTGCGAGTCGTTCGAGGCGATCGACGGGCTCGAAGGCGACGACTACACCCCCCACGTAACCGTCGCGCGCGGCGGCGACCGGGCGGCGGCCGACCGCCTCGTCGCCCGGGAGATCGACCCCGTGGAGTGGACCGTCGAAGAGCTGGTCTTCCAGGATGCCGAGCGCGGGCAGTCGGTCTCGCGGGTGTCCCTCCCGGCGTAG
- a CDS encoding PPC domain-containing DNA-binding protein has product MDYREVDTASEFVCRLDHGADWRAEIEGLADDEDLDAAFFYGLGAVQDAEIWFYDQDRQEYDPVTFDEELEMAACMGNVSWLDGERFAHTHAVLSRPDGEAIAGHLNSATVFAGEVYVRGFDTHLERAHDETTDLDLWER; this is encoded by the coding sequence ATGGATTATCGCGAGGTCGACACCGCCTCGGAGTTCGTCTGCCGACTGGACCACGGCGCCGACTGGCGAGCGGAGATCGAGGGGCTCGCCGACGACGAGGACCTCGACGCGGCCTTCTTCTACGGGCTCGGCGCGGTGCAGGACGCCGAGATATGGTTCTACGACCAGGACCGACAGGAGTACGACCCCGTCACGTTCGACGAGGAACTCGAGATGGCCGCCTGCATGGGCAACGTCTCGTGGCTGGACGGCGAGCGGTTCGCCCACACCCACGCCGTCCTCTCGCGGCCGGACGGCGAGGCCATCGCGGGCCACCTGAACAGCGCGACGGTGTTCGCCGGCGAGGTGTACGTCCGTGGGTTCGACACCCACCTGGAACGCGCCCACGACGAGACGACGGACCTGGACCTCTGGGAGCGCTGA
- a CDS encoding DNA polymerase II large subunit, with the protein MREADEQYFETLETQLDEAMAVAQRAKKRGGDPKPEVEIPTARDMADRVENILGIEGVAERVRELEGQMSREEAALELVDDFVEGTVGDYDTREGKVEGAVRTAVALLTEGVVAAPIEGIDRVELLENDDGTEFINVYYAGPIRSAGGTAQALSVLVADYARALLGIDQYRAREEEIGRYAEEVDLYDKDTGLQYSPKEKETKFIAEHMPIMLDGEATGDEEVSGFRDLERVDSNSARGGMCLVLAEGIALKAPKIQRYTRNLDEVDWPWLQDLIDGTIGDEDSEAAEEADDDGEDGSEDAREEDDDASEEPSGPPRVDPAKKYLRDLIAGRPVFSHPSKPGGFRLRYGRARNHGFATAGVHPATMHLVDDFLATGTQIKTERPGKAAGVVPVDTIEGPTVRLANGEVRRIDDAEEALAVRNGVEKVLDLGEYLVNYGEFVENNHPLAPASYTVEWWEQDVEAAGADVQALCDDPTVDLAEPSAEEALAWANEYDAPLHPKYTYLWHDVTVDRVTALADAVEAARVAQTDGAAMEREAAVDGALVLPKSEPVRETLEHLLVEHTQDEDSLIVEDWVPLVRTLGFSGSLDRDWTPADLSERARTYDDGDNAIEAVNEIAPFEVRERAPTRIGNRMGRPEKSERRDLSPAVHTLFPIGEAGGAQRDVATAAKHADSMSDTPGRVEVEVARRRCLECGTETHMARCPECSGAAETVYECRDCGEEVEPDESGRAECPRCETLASPVQTKELDIHAAYRDALESVGERETAFEQLKGVKGLSSAEKIPEPMEKGVLRAKHDVSSFKDGTVRYDMTDLPVTAVRPSELDVEADRLRSLGYEYDIHGERLTHEDQLVELKVQDVVLSDGAAEHMLQTAAFVDDLLEQYYGLERYYEFDGREDLVGELVFGMAPHTSAATVGRVVGFTSAAVGYAHPYFHAAKRRNCDGDEDCVMLLMDGLLNFSRAYLPDKRGGRMDAPLVMSSRIDPSEIDDEAHNMDIMDAYPREFYEATREMADPADVEEVMTIAESTLGTDREYTDFRHTHDTTNIAAGPALSAYKTLGSMEDKMDAQLAISRTLRSVVESDVAERIIEYHFLPDLIGNLRAFSRQETRCLDCGESYRRMPLSGDCRECGGRVNLTVHEGSVTKYIDTAIRVAEEFGARDYTKQRLKILERSIESVFENDHNKQSGIADFM; encoded by the coding sequence ATGCGAGAGGCCGACGAACAGTACTTCGAGACGCTGGAGACGCAACTCGACGAGGCGATGGCCGTCGCCCAGCGCGCGAAGAAACGAGGTGGGGACCCCAAACCCGAGGTCGAGATTCCCACGGCCAGGGACATGGCCGACCGCGTCGAGAACATCCTCGGCATCGAGGGCGTCGCCGAGCGCGTGCGCGAACTCGAGGGGCAGATGTCCCGCGAGGAGGCCGCCCTGGAACTCGTCGACGACTTCGTCGAGGGGACCGTCGGCGACTACGACACCCGCGAGGGGAAAGTCGAGGGCGCGGTCCGCACCGCCGTCGCCCTGCTGACCGAGGGTGTGGTCGCCGCGCCGATCGAGGGGATCGACCGCGTCGAGTTGCTCGAAAACGACGACGGGACGGAGTTCATCAACGTCTACTACGCCGGCCCGATCCGCTCTGCGGGCGGGACCGCCCAGGCACTGTCGGTGCTGGTCGCCGACTACGCCCGCGCGCTGCTCGGCATCGACCAGTACAGGGCCCGCGAGGAGGAGATCGGCCGCTACGCCGAGGAGGTCGACCTCTACGACAAGGACACCGGCCTCCAGTACTCCCCGAAGGAGAAGGAGACGAAGTTCATCGCCGAGCACATGCCCATCATGCTCGACGGCGAGGCCACCGGCGACGAGGAGGTTTCGGGCTTCCGGGACCTCGAGCGCGTGGACTCGAACTCGGCGCGCGGCGGGATGTGCCTCGTGCTCGCGGAGGGCATCGCCCTGAAGGCCCCGAAGATCCAGCGCTACACGCGGAACTTAGACGAGGTCGACTGGCCGTGGCTCCAGGACCTCATCGACGGGACCATCGGCGACGAGGACAGCGAGGCCGCCGAGGAAGCAGACGACGACGGCGAGGACGGGAGCGAGGACGCCAGGGAGGAGGACGACGACGCGAGCGAGGAACCGAGTGGGCCACCGCGCGTCGACCCCGCCAAGAAGTACCTCCGGGACCTCATCGCCGGCCGACCCGTCTTCTCTCACCCCTCGAAGCCGGGCGGCTTCCGCCTGCGCTACGGCCGGGCCAGGAACCACGGGTTCGCGACGGCCGGCGTCCACCCGGCGACGATGCACCTGGTCGACGACTTCCTGGCGACCGGGACCCAGATCAAGACCGAGCGGCCCGGGAAAGCCGCCGGCGTCGTCCCCGTCGACACCATCGAAGGGCCGACCGTTCGCCTCGCCAACGGCGAGGTCCGGCGCATCGACGACGCCGAGGAGGCCCTGGCGGTGCGCAACGGGGTCGAGAAGGTCCTGGACCTCGGCGAGTACCTGGTCAACTACGGCGAGTTCGTCGAGAACAACCACCCGCTCGCGCCCGCCTCCTACACCGTCGAGTGGTGGGAGCAGGACGTCGAGGCCGCCGGCGCCGACGTCCAGGCGCTGTGCGACGACCCCACCGTCGACCTCGCCGAACCCAGCGCCGAGGAAGCCCTGGCGTGGGCGAACGAGTACGACGCGCCGCTCCACCCGAAGTACACCTACCTCTGGCACGACGTCACGGTCGACCGAGTGACGGCCCTCGCCGACGCCGTCGAGGCGGCACGGGTCGCACAGACCGACGGGGCGGCGATGGAACGCGAGGCGGCCGTCGACGGAGCGCTCGTGCTCCCGAAGTCCGAGCCAGTTCGGGAGACGCTGGAGCATCTACTGGTCGAACACACCCAGGACGAGGACTCCCTGATCGTCGAGGACTGGGTGCCGCTGGTCCGGACGCTTGGCTTCTCGGGGTCGCTGGACCGGGACTGGACCCCGGCGGATCTCTCCGAGCGCGCCCGCACGTACGACGACGGCGACAACGCCATCGAAGCGGTGAACGAGATTGCCCCCTTCGAGGTCCGCGAGCGCGCCCCCACCCGCATCGGGAACCGGATGGGTCGCCCGGAGAAGTCCGAGCGCCGGGACCTCTCGCCGGCTGTCCACACCCTCTTCCCCATCGGCGAGGCCGGCGGGGCCCAGCGGGACGTCGCGACGGCGGCGAAGCACGCCGACTCGATGAGCGACACGCCGGGCCGCGTCGAGGTGGAGGTCGCCCGCCGGCGGTGTCTGGAGTGTGGCACCGAGACCCACATGGCCCGCTGTCCGGAGTGTTCGGGCGCGGCCGAGACCGTTTACGAGTGTCGCGACTGCGGGGAGGAGGTCGAACCCGACGAGTCGGGCCGGGCCGAGTGTCCTCGCTGTGAGACGCTGGCCTCGCCGGTCCAGACGAAGGAACTCGACATCCACGCGGCCTACCGCGACGCCCTCGAATCGGTCGGCGAGCGCGAGACGGCCTTCGAGCAACTGAAGGGCGTCAAGGGGCTCTCCTCGGCCGAAAAGATCCCCGAGCCGATGGAGAAGGGCGTCCTCCGGGCGAAACACGACGTCTCGTCGTTCAAGGACGGCACCGTCCGCTACGACATGACCGACCTGCCGGTGACCGCGGTGCGGCCGTCGGAACTCGACGTCGAAGCCGACCGACTGCGGTCGCTGGGCTACGAGTACGACATCCACGGCGAACGCCTCACCCACGAGGACCAGCTGGTCGAACTCAAGGTCCAGGACGTCGTCCTCTCGGACGGCGCGGCCGAGCACATGCTTCAGACCGCCGCCTTCGTCGACGATCTGCTGGAACAGTACTACGGCCTCGAGCGGTACTACGAGTTCGACGGCCGCGAGGACCTCGTGGGCGAACTCGTCTTCGGGATGGCCCCCCACACGAGCGCGGCGACGGTGGGCCGCGTCGTCGGGTTCACGTCGGCGGCCGTCGGGTACGCGCATCCGTATTTTCACGCCGCTAAGCGCCGCAACTGCGATGGTGACGAAGATTGCGTCATGCTCCTCATGGACGGCCTGTTGAACTTCTCGCGTGCCTATCTCCCCGACAAGCGCGGGGGCCGGATGGACGCCCCGCTGGTGATGTCCTCGCGAATCGACCCCAGCGAGATCGACGACGAGGCCCACAACATGGACATCATGGACGCCTATCCCCGGGAGTTCTACGAGGCGACCCGCGAGATGGCCGACCCCGCCGACGTCGAGGAGGTTATGACGATCGCGGAGTCGACGCTGGGCACCGACCGCGAGTACACCGACTTCCGGCACACCCACGACACCACGAACATCGCCGCGGGGCCGGCGCTGTCGGCGTACAAGACTTTGGGGTCGATGGAGGACAAGATGGACGCCCAGCTCGCCATCTCGCGGACGCTGCGCTCGGTCGTCGAGAGCGACGTCGCCGAACGCATCATCGAGTACCACTTCCTGCCGGACCTCATCGGGAACCTCCGGGCCTTCTCCCGCCAGGAGACCCGCTGTCTGGACTGCGGGGAGTCCTACCGGCGGATGCCCCTGAGCGGCGACTGCCGGGAGTGTGGCGGGCGGGTGAACCTCACCGTCCACGAGGGGTCGGTCACGAAGTACATCGACACGGCCATCCGTGTCGCCGAGGAGTTCGGCGCGCGGGATTACACGAAACAGCGCCTGAAGATTCTCGAGCGCTCCATCGAGTCCGTCTTCGAGAACGACCACAACAAGCAGTCGGGCATCGCCGACTTCATGTGA
- the serA gene encoding phosphoglycerate dehydrogenase: MKVLVTDPIADAGLERLRQAGHEVETAYDVEGEALFDAVSDAHALIVRSGTDVSRALFEAAPELVIVGRAGIGVDNIDIDAATGHGVVVANAPEGNVRAAAEHSVAMAFATARSIPQAHERLKHGEWAKGEFLGTELNNKTLGVVGFGRVGQEVAKRLGHLGMDIVTFDPYISEERASQFGADLVDELDECLAAADFVTIHTPLTPETENMIGEEELAQLEGGYVVNCARGGIVDEAALAEAVEDGVLKGAALDVFGEEPLDPGSPLLDVDDVIVTPHLGASTEAAQENVATSTADQVVAAFNEEPVANALNAPSIDRATFEQVQPYLDLADTAGRIAVQLFDKHMSTVEVAYAGDIADQDVEYVTASALKGVFEPSDMQVNAVNAPQIAKERGIDVTESKTSSAEDYQSLITVTVSDGEDSVSVCGTRFGGEESRIVRIDGHRIEAVPHGHMLVVRNKDEPGTIGFIGTALGESDINIAGMFNGRRTIGSEALSVYNLDEKPPAELLETLNADDRIIETTYVALGDE, encoded by the coding sequence ATGAAGGTACTCGTCACGGACCCCATCGCGGACGCCGGACTCGAACGCCTCCGCCAAGCGGGCCACGAGGTCGAGACAGCCTACGACGTCGAGGGCGAGGCACTGTTCGACGCCGTTTCCGACGCCCACGCGCTCATCGTCCGCTCCGGCACGGACGTCTCGAGAGCGCTGTTCGAGGCCGCCCCCGAACTCGTCATCGTCGGCCGGGCCGGCATCGGCGTCGACAACATCGACATCGACGCCGCCACCGGCCACGGCGTCGTCGTCGCGAACGCCCCCGAGGGCAACGTCCGCGCCGCCGCCGAACACTCCGTCGCGATGGCGTTTGCCACCGCGCGCTCTATCCCCCAGGCCCACGAGCGCCTGAAGCACGGCGAGTGGGCCAAAGGCGAGTTCCTCGGCACCGAGCTCAACAACAAGACGCTGGGCGTCGTCGGTTTCGGGCGCGTCGGCCAGGAGGTCGCCAAGCGGTTGGGTCACCTCGGGATGGACATCGTGACCTTCGATCCCTACATCAGCGAGGAACGCGCCAGCCAGTTCGGCGCCGACCTTGTCGACGAACTCGACGAGTGTCTCGCGGCCGCCGACTTCGTCACCATCCACACGCCGCTGACCCCCGAGACCGAGAACATGATCGGCGAAGAGGAACTCGCCCAGCTCGAGGGCGGCTACGTCGTCAACTGTGCCCGCGGCGGCATCGTCGACGAGGCGGCGCTGGCCGAGGCCGTCGAGGACGGCGTCCTCAAAGGTGCGGCGCTGGACGTCTTCGGCGAGGAACCGCTGGACCCCGGTAGTCCGCTGCTGGACGTCGACGACGTCATCGTCACCCCCCACCTGGGCGCCTCGACTGAGGCCGCCCAGGAGAACGTCGCCACCTCAACGGCCGACCAGGTCGTCGCGGCGTTCAACGAGGAACCGGTCGCGAACGCACTGAACGCCCCCTCCATCGACCGCGCGACGTTCGAACAGGTCCAGCCGTACCTCGACCTGGCCGACACCGCCGGCCGAATCGCCGTCCAGCTGTTCGACAAGCACATGTCCACCGTCGAGGTCGCCTACGCCGGCGACATCGCCGACCAGGACGTCGAGTACGTCACTGCCAGCGCGCTGAAAGGCGTCTTCGAGCCCTCCGACATGCAGGTCAACGCGGTCAACGCCCCCCAGATCGCGAAGGAGCGCGGCATCGACGTCACGGAGTCGAAGACGAGCTCCGCAGAGGACTACCAGAGCCTCATCACCGTCACCGTCTCCGACGGCGAGGACTCCGTCTCCGTCTGTGGGACCCGATTCGGTGGCGAGGAGTCCCGCATCGTCCGCATCGACGGCCACCGCATCGAGGCGGTCCCCCACGGCCACATGCTGGTCGTCCGGAACAAGGACGAACCCGGCACCATCGGCTTCATCGGGACGGCACTCGGCGAGTCCGACATCAACATCGCGGGGATGTTCAACGGCCGCCGGACCATCGGCAGCGAGGCGCTCTCGGTCTACAACTTGGACGAGAAACCGCCCGCCGAACTGCTCGAGACATTGAACGCCGACGACCGCATCATCGAGACCACCTACGTCGCCCTCGGCGACGAGTAG
- a CDS encoding DUF7556 family protein, whose translation MEPDTVAPVEVAADGEVMASVEEGTTDTLIIADVSQDDAYLTLPLVEAASLPAWR comes from the coding sequence ATGGAGCCGGACACGGTTGCCCCAGTGGAAGTTGCTGCGGACGGAGAGGTCATGGCTTCCGTCGAGGAAGGCACGACCGACACCCTCATCATCGCGGACGTCTCGCAGGACGACGCCTATCTTACACTTCCACTCGTAGAGGCGGCCTCGCTCCCGGCATGGCGGTAA
- a CDS encoding CBS domain-containing protein: protein MNVADVMTPRSEVVTVEIPGTRDDVLEYLQERAFSSVPVIKATDDGEEFRGIVSRDALIDRPDEDQLALLVEEVETTTAEATVEAAARLMVEKGERRLPVVDGELEGIVTVTDVIRAIASGDADGETEVGDLAGRDINCIYAGTPLTVAERELAHAGVPYGVVLDDDGDTAGMLTEVDIIEVARVVEGEDDTGDSIAGQDDEWAWEGIKAVGGRYMPTRNVEIPVEPVREFMTEDLVTVNKRRTATEAAQLMIEHEIEQIPLVSGSDLVGIVRDIDLLRAL, encoded by the coding sequence ATGAACGTTGCAGACGTCATGACGCCTCGCTCGGAGGTCGTCACCGTCGAGATTCCCGGCACCCGTGACGACGTTCTCGAGTACCTCCAGGAGCGGGCGTTCTCGTCCGTCCCCGTGATCAAAGCGACCGACGACGGCGAGGAGTTCCGTGGCATCGTCTCCCGGGACGCCCTCATCGACCGGCCGGACGAAGACCAGCTGGCACTGCTCGTCGAGGAAGTCGAGACCACGACCGCGGAGGCCACCGTCGAGGCGGCCGCCCGTCTGATGGTCGAGAAAGGCGAACGCAGACTGCCCGTCGTCGACGGCGAGCTCGAGGGAATCGTCACCGTCACCGACGTCATCCGCGCCATCGCCAGCGGCGACGCCGACGGGGAGACGGAGGTCGGCGACCTGGCGGGCCGCGACATCAACTGCATCTACGCCGGGACGCCACTGACGGTCGCCGAGCGAGAGCTGGCCCACGCCGGCGTCCCCTACGGCGTCGTCCTGGACGACGACGGCGACACCGCAGGCATGCTGACCGAAGTGGACATCATCGAGGTGGCTCGCGTCGTCGAGGGCGAGGACGACACCGGCGACTCCATCGCCGGCCAGGACGACGAGTGGGCCTGGGAGGGTATCAAGGCCGTCGGCGGTCGCTACATGCCGACGCGCAACGTCGAGATCCCGGTCGAACCCGTACGCGAGTTCATGACCGAGGACCTGGTCACCGTCAACAAGCGCCGGACCGCGACGGAGGCGGCCCAGCTGATGATCGAACACGAGATCGAGCAGATTCCGCTGGTCTCCGGTTCGGACCTGGTCGGCATCGTCCGGGACATCGACCTGCTGAGGGCCCTATGA
- the glyS gene encoding glycine--tRNA ligase, with product MSEGERLTELAKRRGFFFPAAGAYGGAAGFWTYGPQGAALKSNVEEAWRDRFVVKEGHQEISAPDVMPEPVFEASGHLDGFDDMIVECGECGATHRADHVVEDNTDIEEAESLPNEEVMEIIADHDIGCPSCGASLADEPVENFNLMFETNIGPGTSSPGYLRPETAQGIFVEFPQLAEYARNQLPFGVAQIGKAYRNEISPRKSLVRVREFTQAELEHFVDPEEDEPPLSAVEDVVLPLYSGEAQQAEDGGQVELTVGEAVADGVIASDWVAYYLGVAKDWYERVGVDMDRFRFRQHLPGELAHYASDCWDAEAEIDGDWIEITGFAYRGSYDLDKHAEHSGEDYTVFKQYDDPVTVERPTVDPDMSYLGPEFGGAAGDVADALEALAERDPGAFDGDEVTVEADGESYTVPVERTNFAVEEVTESGEHVTPHVVEPSFGVGRIVYTVLAHAYSTDEVDGEARTYLDLPPEQAPTTVGVFPLMDKDGMDDDAREIAGALRAAGHAVTYDDSGAIGRRYRRQDEVGTPYCVTVDYESLEEDTVTLRERDSTEQKRVSIDGLAETLDQLTTGETTFDDL from the coding sequence ATGAGCGAGGGCGAGCGCCTCACCGAACTGGCCAAGCGCCGGGGCTTTTTCTTCCCGGCCGCCGGGGCCTACGGCGGCGCCGCCGGCTTCTGGACCTACGGCCCGCAGGGCGCGGCCCTGAAGTCGAACGTCGAGGAGGCCTGGCGCGACCGCTTCGTCGTCAAGGAGGGTCACCAGGAGATATCCGCGCCGGACGTGATGCCCGAACCCGTCTTCGAAGCCTCGGGCCACCTGGACGGCTTCGACGACATGATCGTCGAGTGCGGCGAGTGCGGCGCGACCCACCGGGCCGACCACGTCGTCGAGGACAACACCGACATCGAGGAGGCCGAGTCCCTGCCCAACGAGGAGGTCATGGAGATCATCGCCGACCACGACATCGGCTGTCCCTCCTGTGGCGCGTCGCTGGCCGACGAACCCGTCGAGAACTTCAACCTGATGTTCGAGACCAACATCGGCCCGGGCACCTCCTCGCCGGGCTACCTGCGCCCCGAGACCGCCCAGGGCATCTTCGTCGAGTTCCCGCAACTGGCCGAGTACGCCCGCAACCAGCTGCCCTTCGGCGTCGCCCAGATCGGCAAGGCCTACCGCAACGAGATCTCACCGCGAAAGTCCCTCGTGCGAGTGCGTGAGTTCACGCAGGCCGAACTCGAGCACTTCGTCGACCCCGAAGAAGACGAGCCGCCCCTCTCGGCGGTCGAGGACGTCGTCCTCCCGCTGTACTCCGGCGAGGCCCAGCAGGCCGAGGACGGCGGCCAGGTCGAGCTGACCGTCGGCGAAGCCGTCGCCGACGGCGTCATCGCCAGCGACTGGGTGGCCTACTACCTGGGCGTCGCGAAAGACTGGTACGAGCGCGTCGGCGTCGACATGGACCGGTTCCGGTTCCGCCAGCACCTCCCCGGCGAGCTGGCCCACTACGCATCGGACTGCTGGGACGCCGAGGCCGAGATCGACGGCGACTGGATCGAGATCACCGGCTTCGCCTACCGGGGCAGTTACGACCTCGACAAGCACGCCGAACACTCCGGCGAGGACTACACCGTCTTCAAGCAGTACGACGACCCCGTCACGGTCGAGCGACCGACCGTCGACCCCGACATGAGCTACCTGGGGCCGGAGTTCGGCGGCGCGGCCGGCGACGTCGCCGACGCACTCGAAGCGCTGGCCGAACGGGACCCCGGGGCCTTCGACGGCGACGAGGTGACCGTCGAGGCCGACGGTGAGTCCTACACGGTGCCGGTCGAGCGGACGAACTTCGCCGTCGAGGAGGTGACCGAGAGCGGCGAGCACGTCACGCCCCACGTCGTCGAACCCTCCTTCGGCGTCGGCCGGATCGTCTACACGGTGCTGGCCCACGCGTACTCGACCGACGAGGTCGACGGCGAGGCGCGGACGTACCTCGATCTCCCGCCCGAACAGGCCCCGACCACCGTCGGCGTCTTCCCCCTGATGGACAAGGACGGGATGGACGACGACGCCCGGGAGATCGCCGGAGCGCTGCGGGCGGCGGGCCACGCGGTCACCTACGACGACAGCGGCGCGATCGGTCGTCGCTACCGCCGCCAGGACGAGGTCGGCACCCCCTACTGCGTGACCGTCGACTACGAGTCCCTCGAGGAGGACACTGTCACGCTCCGGGAGCGGGACTCGACCGAGCAGAAGCGCGTCTCCATCGACGGGTTGGCCGAGACGCTCGACCAGCTGACCACCGGCGAGACGACGTTCGACGACCTGTAA